In the Arachis hypogaea cultivar Tifrunner chromosome 20, arahy.Tifrunner.gnm2.J5K5, whole genome shotgun sequence genome, tgttataTGTTAAATTATATTAGATCAAAtccaatatgttttttttttaatactagaACAAGAATAATAATAGATATTCAATGAAattcaatttataatttataatttataacttaaaattttaatcttggtttattaatcaaataaacttaaaaatttattaatattttttgttattagtgttttttaattttttgtattctaACTCTTTAATTAATAggtacaattaaataaaatacttagTTTGTTATGCAAaagttatttaaaattattatatgattCAATAATtactagaatttaaattttaaatatatactaaaatttaaattttaaagatttaatACCACAAATACAATTacataacaattttaaatttttaatagctTTTGTATGACAaacaacatattttatttaaCCTTTTCTATTAATTAAGgagttagaatttaaaaaaaaaaaactaataaattgtGAAGTCTTTAAGATCTAAACTATGTGTTATACATTGTTGTGAGTATATTTACAAAATGTGAGTGAcgttttcttattttataattaaaataatattttttttttacaaaacgtCAGTGACATTTTGTCTTTTAATACAAACGTTTTCtcgttttataattaaaaaaatattttataaaaaaatattttttaaaataaaaaaatattttttttacaaaatatcaCCAACGTTATGTACTACTTATCTACTATCATACCAGTATAAAGTACCAAATGGCCAAATATTATCTTATTTCGCACTAAAATTATCTATATCTAAATTTTAGTCAGGTTGAAGATAATGGAAGAGTAGAAATAGtttaagtattaattttttaaaaaagtttaaagaTTTGGTATTTTTGTCAAAAGACATTATCTTTGACGGTAGAACGTTAGTTTTTTTTTATGGATAATTTTCTCAAccatattcatatataaaaatgGTTGTTTTTCCCTCTTTTTATACACCTTTCACTTTAGTATTAAAAGTAAATGATAaacaataagaaaataaaaactttgcttttttaaattataaaaataaagtataCAAGAAAATGTataaaaagaagtggtacaacattatttctctttgtttattaTAGACAAGTGGGGTAAGGTCCATCCTTTACAGTTTTTTGGCTCAAAATTGCAAATACGGTATTTTATGTACAAGAAGTAACCTACCCATCAACATTCACAACAATTCTTTACATCTCCCTCTCTCAAAACAAGAAGGAACCCATCCATGAATCTATAATTTTATGGTTTACTGTTTCAAAACAACACTTGGTTTCTGAGTTCCTTTTTATGACCAACTTTTATCATGCAGCAGAACAAATTAGCAAGTAAAACCAATTCTGCATCGTAAATAACTAGTAAAGCCTTATCCTGGTTTGGATTGTGCTCCGGCAAATGGGGCAGAATTCGAGGTTTACACCGCATTCGCAACAAGTCTGTGATGAGAGCAAATGCAggagaagaggaaagaaaaatGTATTAATATATGTTGGTACTTTCTGTAGAGTCTTAGATTCAAGATTATTtggcaatatataattttaaaggtaAATCACATTGACCTCCTTTGGAATTAATTGATATTACACAATGCACCCCTTGATTTTGTCATGCCTACACTGACATCTTTATGTTAATAACTTATATGGGAGATTAGgatctagaatttaaaataaacaaaatttaaaaagaaaaattgactAATGTTGGCTGAAAAAAGTTGGTTACCTGATAAAAATATTTCAGGGTACAGAGCGTTATATAACTTAAAATATTTCAGGGGAGGTATAATGTTACAACTGGAGATAAGGCTATTATATTAAGTTGGTTACCTGATGCCCGCAACCAAAAGCCATATCCTTTGCATTGGTGAGACAAATTGGACAAACCTACAATTAACCATGTCATGTGTAAAATCTACTATGCAAAGTGAGCAAATAATCATGAATCAAATGATGACATAAAGTGAGGAGCTAAGCTGTATGGCACGTTTGAAAAACATGATCTTAGTACCTTGTTATCATATAGAGGACTTGAAGATTGTTCTGCGTTAACTCTATTATCATAGCCAGTATGCATAGGCGTATTCTGCTGAAAACTGTCCGGCCGATAAGATCTCGTGCTAAGGCTAGATGGATTCCTTTCATAAAGAGGTGGGGGTAGAGGAACCCTGTCTGGTGAATGTCCCCTCCTTGAACTATTTTTGCAAATGTAGATATAGGGATTTCAAAGTCAGGTATCACAccattaaaacaaaatatataaataccatGTTTTCATATATTGCATTTACCCTAAGATGCCAAGTTCCAGGGTTGCCTTATATTGAGAAGGTATCTCCATCAAAGCTGCCAGAGCAAAGTCTGCCTCTCTTTTGGCCGGATCCGCACTCCTCGACATTATTTCGGTAAAATTCACAAACTGCATTCAGGCTCCACAAGTTAGAATATCATAATTCAGTATTACTGCAAGATATGGCAAGTCAAGATAACTGAATGAATTATTACACCAAACCTGAAAATTGTCGAATGATCTAGTAGGGATGTTATCATCAAATTCCCTCATCATATCCCAAGGTCCATCTCCAACTCCGACCAAAACTATTGAGAGTGGATACTCACTGCCAATTTCAAAATGAATTAAAGATTGCAAAATAGTGGAACAGATCCTCTAAATTGGAAAATTGATAGCATAATTTAGTGATATATTCTTTCTTCGGGGAAAGGAACCTCCTTGAGTTAACATTAATCAAAGCTTTACTGGCGGAATAACATTTTTTTCCTCCGTTTTATTCATTCAAAATGTTTACATTATTTTAGTTTTTGGCAAACCTTCTACTCCTAAGACACCTCAGCTACTCCCATGACACCCAATACTATATTTATGATATTCTTCTAATTATTCATGTCCATTTCTCTATGTCAAGTGTGAATTTTCACCTTTGGTTACATACTTTTGTCGGACCCATACTAGGACTAGGACCCACCTTATCAATCAGCAGTACTCAACAGGAGAAAGaactaaatttatttatatatttatttattttaaaaactaaataaaataaataaacttaccTGGCTTTTACAATGGCATCTATTGTCTTCTGTTCTTGTGGACTCAAGTGTCCATGCTTGGTGTCAATACTTCTGGTCACCTGTCACAATAGGCTAGTGTTTTGAGAACGTGCAAAAACAAGAAATATCTACAAGACAATCAAATCATTTAGAGAAGCCTTGTAAATCAATATCAATCATAGTTGACGTTTGCAATCTTGTCATATTTTGTCACTGATGCAAATTCAAAGTACTTAAAATTGTAACTACTCAATAGTATGAAATATGAATTGAAGATTAACCTGTCCATCTGCAATTATCAGCAAGACATGATACTGGCCACCACTTTGCTCAACAATAGTTATCGCCATCTCGATAATTGGGGCAAATGAAGTAGGTCCTGCCACATGTGTCCAATGAGTTATAATGAACCTCATACAAAAGTTCATATTAAGATTATTGGTGGAAGCTAAACCTGCAAGTTTGAGGCGCGGAACAATTTGTCTGTATCGTGCCAAAACTTCCTCAAATCCATTGCAGAACCTCTCGTCCGAATGGAAACTAAATACATCTTGATCATGCGTCGATGCTgacccaaaaaaattaaataaaaaagataaaaatcaaacaTTATCAGGCTTGCAATCTGAAAACATGAACTTCATTGGAAAACCATTAGATTAACATTTGGCATTACCATCTCCAAATCCATAACAAGGAATCAAGTTATCTTCGTCGAAAACGGATAAAGTTTTCCCGATAATCGAGATAGCTTGTTCATAGGGGTTATAACCATTTCCAATATGATGCAAACATTTTCGATTGAATGACCGCTTCCCTGATTTTTGAAGGGAATTAAATAGTTAGCTAGcattaaaatcaacaaaaattaggggaaaaaataaaaattaaaaaacaaaaacttaatcaTCAAATATGAGTTAAGTATTAGAACCTGTCCACTCATTGCTCTTTGTGAAATCAATGCCAACAATGAGATTAGAAGATTCCAGGCCAGCATTTGCAAGAGCAGCAGTAACCTGTGTTCAATTAGGTTATCATCTGACAAATTAATGTCTATTTTATTCTATCTCCAGCGTTGTAAAAAAGTCACAAATTTTTTATCGAAAAATAGAATAGACTACTTACATAAACAAAAATATTGTTTAACTGCAGATATCTTTTGACGTTAAGAATAGCAACCTAATCAatgtagaattttttttaataggatTAATTGCACAATTAGCTGGGGTCATTTTCTTTGGTTCACAACTAGGATATTCACCATCAAACAAGGTGATTAATCCTTTGCTAGCTTGTAGGCACCTTGATGCATGCATGAAACAACTGGTGCAGAGTTTTAACATTTTTTCATGTCCAAGGTGAGGATCGAACTCTCGATACTTTATTTAGAGAGGATGATCCTCTTCCGCTCAATCACACTCCcgggaaagaagaaaaagaaagtaaagtCAATTCAACAAGCCGGCTTCATCCACGTAACTGAATCTAACATTACAGAACACATGGACTAGTTTACTAGAAACAGGGGATTTGCCCCAGTAAATTATTTACTCACTGTAATATTGTAATAATTCTAATGCACTTCGccatgaaaatatagaaaaaactGGGATATAGTAAGAGATATTTCATCGTTccaataataagttaataattatatggaactaaaaatatatatatattcccacTGTCACTCTAGTTTCAGAGAGAAAAGTTCACATCTCCTTTTTTTTCAATtggattgaaataaataaattggtttcctttctttttcttagttatattttTCCATTTTTGTTGTTAGACCAGAAAAATATATGGATAGCATTCACACTATCATGGAACAAACTTCAATTTCATAAGTCAAATTACAGAAACAGTTTCTTAGGCCACGTTGTAATAAAACAACAACAGGTCAAATGATAATGACAATCAAAATCCAGGTTGATTCAAATAATTGCTCAGAAGCAATCAAATCACAAGAACACTGTCCATGCAATGATCTAAAACCAGTATTAACCATGAGTTTAACCCGTCAGAAAACactaacaattattattatttttcatttgagGTTGAAATTGCGAATTTACTCTAAGTAAACAAAAAAGTTACCTCATCATGTGAACGGTAATCATCATTAATCCTTGAATATCTCCTATCAAGCTTTCTCTTTGGTTGTGAAGAAGCATAGTCATAATATGGAGCTGATGCATGGTGGTGTTGAGGTGTTTGATATGGACTCTGATTAGGGTACCCTCCATAGTTATCCCATGAAGATgaagaaccaccaccaccaccacatgaTGAGGAAACATGTCTCCGATCACCACCAACACACTCTCTTGAACTCTTCCCTCCCATGACTGTCTCCTTCAGAATAAACCCCAAGAAGCACAAAATTGCAAACAATGCTGTCAAAATCTCCAgctgcaatttttttttaaagaaatcaaAATCACAAACATGCAtgaaattattatcattattatgaaTCATTGATTATATAAACGTAGGAACCAAATCTAGAATGATAATAAGGATAAAATCTCACGACTTTGACTAGTAGTAGAACTGACTGAGCAATCAATAGGTTTTCCAAATTGCGAAATTGTTTTGCAAAGCCCTAAAATTTGGAGAAGGGAAAAACAACACCAAAGCCAAATTGTAAACTGTAGGCCTTATATTTGAAGTGATTATGACTTGTTCAAAGGAAAACGACCAATTATACCagcattcattttttttttttaatttcaaatgtaTACTCGTCGTATTAGATATTTTGACGAAAGTTCGTGTTAATTATATACCTCCGGATTCATGAGCTCTTCAACTAGAATTTGAGGgggaataaaaaagaaagaaaaggatttgtgagagagaaagaagggTGCAGTTAGAAGAAACCCAGGAAGGTCAAGTCAACTGCTGATAAAAGAAAAACTTCCATTTCATCCTTTTCTTTCTGCTTCACAAGAggtttcaattttaaaataagaataaatgacaatttgtacccataaaagatgaaaacgttgacatatgtatccacattaaatcgaaactaaacttgtatGCCATGTAGGGTATTTTTGTCACATGGAGGACATTTTGCGTGGGTCATTTATTCTATAAACCCTATTAGGCCCAAAGACCAATGACTAATTTTTCGGATACTACAGAGGCATAAAGTGGGCGACCCTCTAAGCAAGCAAGCTCTATTTCCATCCTCTTTCAGCAAGTATCGAACCTGGGAGAGATGGTTAAAAGACATAGACCCTcagggagtggatcctctccagtgaataaaaaactgGATGGTGTGCAGTGTTTAATCTAATCATTCACCAcattctctctcttatttatttctgGTCCCACTATTAAAATCAAAGGTGAAAAATTGCACTGTATTTTGTCAAGTGTTGAAAaaactggagaggatccatttcctaGACCCTCATCCATCTGTGCCAGCTTGCATCGGTATTTTAAAACAACTCTATTAGATAAACAACGAAAATTATGAACAACGTGAATAATGAACTGTATTTTCGGTccaaaagtgaaaataaaaaaagttcaTTATAATCTTTTTACTGCCGCATATCCCTCCCCAAATCCTCATTGCGCCGTCAGTCCCTCCCTCACCCACCAGTCTCAATATTGTCGAACTTTTTCTCCACAAGCcgttaatttaaaataaaaataactatccaCATACTTAGTAAGATGAATATCCAACAAATTTCATTGTATTTACTTAAATCCAATCCAAATTAAATGAACATCtactttagaatgaaaataaccaTTCATatacctagtaaaatgaacattcacatctagaaaaggagaagaataagaggaggaggagaaggagaaccAAAATAACGGAGGGAGGACGGCGACGAGATAGCGACAGTGGTGCATGAGAAACACGTGCAGTGGCATCACTCGTGCGGCAGCGGCACAGCAACAACTTCCGGCGCGACACTGTAGCAACTCCTCTAGGGAAGAGTGGCACAAAAACAACAACTGCAGCAATGGCGCTCCTATACACGTGAATGGAAGAGACGGAGACAGCACGAGTGTGGTTACGCTGCATCTGCACAGACTACAGAAAAGGGAGACAGCAGCATTCTGCTATGTCTAACCGGGATGAGGGGGAATGACGACGTCTGGATGGCTAT is a window encoding:
- the LOC112784483 gene encoding E3 ubiquitin-protein ligase RGLG5 isoform X1 codes for the protein MNPELEILTALFAILCFLGFILKETVMGGKSSRECVGGDRRHVSSSCGGGGGSSSSWDNYGGYPNQSPYQTPQHHHASAPYYDYASSQPKRKLDRRYSRINDDYRSHDEVTAALANAGLESSNLIVGIDFTKSNEWTGKRSFNRKCLHHIGNGYNPYEQAISIIGKTLSVFDEDNLIPCYGFGDASTHDQDVFSFHSDERFCNGFEEVLARYRQIVPRLKLAGPTSFAPIIEMAITIVEQSGGQYHVLLIIADGQVTRSIDTKHGHLSPQEQKTIDAIVKASEYPLSIVLVGVGDGPWDMMREFDDNIPTRSFDNFQFVNFTEIMSRSADPAKREADFALAALMEIPSQYKATLELGILGSRRGHSPDRVPLPPPLYERNPSSLSTRSYRPDSFQQNTPMHTGYDNRVNAEQSSSPLYDNKVCPICLTNAKDMAFGCGHQTCCECGVNLEFCPICRSTIQTRIRLY
- the LOC112784483 gene encoding E3 ubiquitin-protein ligase RGLG5 isoform X3, encoding MGGKSSRECVGGDRRHVSSSCGGGGGSSSSWDNYGGYPNQSPYQTPQHHHASAPYYDYASSQPKRKLDRRYSRINDDYRSHDEVTAALANAGLESSNLIVGIDFTKSNEWTGKRSFNRKCLHHIGNGYNPYEQAISIIGKTLSVFDEDNLIPCYGFGDASTHDQDVFSFHSDERFCNGFEEVLARYRQIVPRLKLAGPTSFAPIIEMAITIVEQSGGQYHVLLIIADGQVTRSIDTKHGHLSPQEQKTIDAIVKASEYPLSIVLVGVGDGPWDMMREFDDNIPTRSFDNFQFVNFTEIMSRSADPAKREADFALAALMEIPSQYKATLELGILGSRRGHSPDRVPLPPPLYERNPSSLSTRSYRPDSFQQNTPMHTGYDNRVNAEQSSSPLYDNKVCPICLTNAKDMAFGCGHQTCCECGVNLEFCPICRSTIQTRIRLY
- the LOC112784483 gene encoding E3 ubiquitin-protein ligase RGLG5 isoform X2 gives rise to the protein MNPELEILTALFAILCFLGFILKETVMGGKSSRECVGGDRRHVSSSCGGGGGSSSSWDNYGGYPNQSPYQTPQHHHASAPYYDYASSQPKRKLDRRYSRINDDYRSHDEVTAALANAGLESSNLIVGIDFTKSNEWTGKRSFNRKCLHHIGNGYNPYEQAISIIGKTLSVFDEDNLIPCYGFGDASTHDQDVFSFHSDERFCNGFEEVLARYRQIVPRLKLAGPTSFAPIIEMAITIVEQSGGQYHVLLIIADGQVTRSIDTKHGHLSPQEQKTIDAIVKASEYPLSIVLVGVGDGPWDMMREFDDNIPTRSFDNFQFVNFTEIMSRSADPAKREADFALAALMEIPSQYKATLELGILGSRRGHSPDRVPLPPPLYERNPSSLSTRSYRPDSFQQNTPMHTGYDNRVNAEQSSSPLYDNKVCPICLTNAKDMAFGCGHQA
- the LOC112784483 gene encoding E3 ubiquitin-protein ligase RGLG5 isoform X4 encodes the protein MGGKSSRECVGGDRRHVSSSCGGGGGSSSSWDNYGGYPNQSPYQTPQHHHASAPYYDYASSQPKRKLDRRYSRINDDYRSHDEVTAALANAGLESSNLIVGIDFTKSNEWTGKRSFNRKCLHHIGNGYNPYEQAISIIGKTLSVFDEDNLIPCYGFGDASTHDQDVFSFHSDERFCNGFEEVLARYRQIVPRLKLAGPTSFAPIIEMAITIVEQSGGQYHVLLIIADGQVTRSIDTKHGHLSPQEQKTIDAIVKASEYPLSIVLVGVGDGPWDMMREFDDNIPTRSFDNFQFVNFTEIMSRSADPAKREADFALAALMEIPSQYKATLELGILGSRRGHSPDRVPLPPPLYERNPSSLSTRSYRPDSFQQNTPMHTGYDNRVNAEQSSSPLYDNKVCPICLTNAKDMAFGCGHQA